The following are encoded together in the Naumannella cuiyingiana genome:
- the mmsB gene encoding 3-hydroxyisobutyrate dehydrogenase: MAVIAFIGLGNMGRPMAANQVRAGNEVRGFDVVPQIAEAAAADGVNVVGSIAEAVERADAVVTMVPKGDHAREAYLGEGGILEHADPSTLLIDSSTIDVQTAQDLHDAAAEKGFRFVDAPVSGGISGAAAGTLTFMVGGAEDAVEAAKSIIEPMSGNIIPTGGATSGQAAKICNNMMLFICLQACAEGAVLARKLGLDAKVFHDIAKVSSGNSWALQTWYPVPGVIDTAAANNSFAATFRTDLARKDVGLALSGAEQVGVRLPAAELVAGQLQQVIDDGDADLDCSVIIRNIDPQAPGLPQTDKEQQ; this comes from the coding sequence ATGGCAGTGATCGCCTTCATCGGGCTCGGCAACATGGGCCGGCCGATGGCCGCCAATCAGGTCCGGGCGGGCAATGAGGTACGCGGCTTCGACGTGGTGCCACAGATCGCCGAGGCGGCCGCGGCAGACGGGGTGAACGTGGTCGGCTCGATCGCCGAGGCGGTCGAGCGCGCGGACGCGGTCGTGACCATGGTCCCCAAGGGTGATCATGCCCGGGAGGCCTATCTCGGCGAGGGCGGCATCCTGGAACACGCCGATCCGTCGACCCTGTTGATCGATTCCTCCACCATCGACGTGCAGACCGCGCAGGATCTGCACGATGCGGCCGCCGAGAAGGGTTTCCGGTTCGTCGACGCACCCGTCTCCGGCGGCATCAGCGGCGCCGCCGCGGGCACCCTGACCTTCATGGTCGGCGGCGCCGAGGATGCCGTCGAGGCGGCGAAGTCGATCATCGAGCCGATGAGCGGCAACATCATCCCGACCGGCGGCGCGACGTCGGGCCAGGCCGCCAAGATCTGCAACAACATGATGCTGTTCATCTGCCTGCAGGCATGCGCCGAGGGTGCCGTGCTGGCGCGCAAGCTCGGGTTGGACGCGAAGGTCTTCCACGACATCGCGAAGGTCTCCTCGGGCAACTCCTGGGCCCTGCAGACCTGGTATCCGGTACCCGGCGTGATCGACACCGCCGCCGCCAACAACTCCTTCGCCGCGACCTTCCGCACCGACCTGGCCCGCAAGGACGTCGGCCTGGCGCTGTCCGGAGCCGAGCAGGTGGGGGTACGCCTGCCGGCCGCCGAGCTGGTCGCCGGCCAACTGCAGCAGGTGATCGACGACGGCGATGCCGATCTCGACTGCAGCGTGATCATCCGCAACATCGACCCGCAGGCACCCGGCCTGCCACAGACCGACAAGGAGCAGCAGTGA
- a CDS encoding CoA-acylating methylmalonate-semialdehyde dehydrogenase, which translates to MKRIGHFVDGQVVDGGEKTGPVYNPATGEQSGEVALASGAELDNAVDIARKAQREWRTTPLAKRAGVMFRLRQIVTERTDELARIITSEHGKVVSDAAGEVARGLENVEFCAGLMHHLKGEYSEQVAGGVDVHQTRQPVGVVACITPFNFPAMVPLWMITTAIAAGNAVILKPSERDPSAALWIAQAFAEAGLPAGVLNVINGDAETVNAILDHDGIDAVSFVGSTPIAKHIYETSAANGKRVQALGGAKNHMVVMPDADLDAAADAAVSAAYGSAGERCMAVSVLVAVGDVADELVGKVADRLPGLKIGDGTDPESEMGPLITRDARDRVAGYVEGAAGEGATVVVDGREKQFDGDGFFIGVSLVDNVEPGMKVYDDEIFGPVLSVVRVGSYDQAVELINANQYANGVAVFTRDGKTARQFEFDIEVGMVGVNVPIPVPIGAYSFGGWKKSLFGDTHMYGPESFNFYTRRKVVTTRWPEPSESQISLGFPTH; encoded by the coding sequence GTGAAGCGCATCGGACACTTCGTCGACGGCCAGGTGGTCGACGGTGGCGAGAAGACCGGCCCCGTCTACAACCCGGCGACGGGCGAGCAGAGCGGCGAGGTGGCGCTCGCCTCCGGCGCCGAGCTCGACAATGCCGTCGACATCGCCCGCAAGGCGCAGCGCGAGTGGCGTACCACCCCGCTCGCGAAGCGAGCCGGCGTGATGTTCCGGTTGCGCCAGATCGTCACCGAGCGGACCGATGAGCTGGCCCGGATCATCACCAGCGAGCACGGCAAGGTGGTCAGCGACGCGGCCGGCGAGGTGGCGCGCGGGCTGGAGAACGTCGAGTTCTGCGCAGGGCTGATGCACCACCTGAAGGGCGAGTACTCCGAGCAGGTCGCCGGCGGCGTCGACGTGCACCAGACCCGCCAGCCGGTCGGCGTGGTCGCCTGCATCACACCGTTCAACTTCCCCGCGATGGTGCCGCTGTGGATGATCACCACGGCGATCGCCGCCGGTAACGCGGTGATCCTCAAGCCCAGCGAGCGCGATCCCTCCGCGGCACTGTGGATCGCGCAGGCGTTCGCCGAGGCAGGGCTGCCGGCCGGCGTACTGAATGTGATCAACGGCGATGCCGAGACCGTGAACGCGATCCTGGACCACGATGGCATCGATGCAGTGAGCTTCGTCGGCTCGACGCCGATCGCCAAGCACATCTACGAGACCTCCGCCGCCAACGGCAAGCGGGTACAGGCCCTCGGCGGCGCCAAGAACCACATGGTCGTGATGCCGGATGCCGATCTTGATGCGGCGGCCGACGCGGCCGTCTCGGCGGCCTATGGGTCCGCCGGCGAGCGCTGCATGGCCGTGTCGGTGCTGGTCGCCGTCGGCGACGTCGCCGATGAGCTGGTCGGCAAGGTCGCCGACCGGCTGCCCGGGCTGAAGATCGGCGACGGCACCGATCCCGAGTCCGAGATGGGCCCGCTGATCACCCGCGACGCGCGCGATCGCGTCGCCGGTTATGTCGAGGGCGCCGCCGGCGAAGGCGCGACCGTGGTGGTGGACGGGCGGGAGAAGCAGTTCGACGGCGACGGGTTCTTCATCGGCGTCAGCCTGGTCGACAATGTCGAGCCCGGGATGAAGGTCTATGACGACGAGATCTTCGGTCCGGTGCTGTCGGTCGTTCGCGTCGGCAGCTACGACCAGGCGGTCGAGCTGATCAACGCCAACCAGTACGCCAACGGGGTCGCGGTGTTCACTCGCGACGGCAAGACCGCGCGGCAGTTCGAGTTCGACATCGAGGTCGGCATGGTCGGCGTGAACGTGCCGATCCCGGTGCCGATCGGGGCCTACTCCTTCGGCGGCTGGAAGAAGTCGCTGTTCGGCGACACCCACATGTACGGGCCCGAGTCGTTCAACTTCTACACCCGCCGCAAGGTCGTCACCACCCGCTGGCCGGAGCCCTCGGAGAGCCAGATCAGCCTGGGCTTCCCGACGCACTGA
- a CDS encoding PLD nuclease N-terminal domain-containing protein, giving the protein MIRYLPILIAVALLIYCVIELAQAPRDAVRAMPKWLWFFAIVLLPVVGPAAWLLLGRPNARSLGQHRRTPLSPDDDPDFLRRL; this is encoded by the coding sequence ATGATCCGCTATCTGCCGATTCTGATTGCGGTGGCGCTGCTCATCTATTGCGTGATCGAGCTGGCGCAGGCGCCGCGCGATGCCGTGCGGGCGATGCCCAAGTGGCTGTGGTTCTTCGCGATCGTGCTGTTGCCGGTCGTCGGCCCTGCCGCCTGGCTGCTGCTCGGGCGGCCGAACGCCCGCAGCCTCGGCCAGCACCGACGCACGCCACTCAGCCCGGACGACGACCCGGACTTCCTGCGCCGGCTCTAG
- a CDS encoding flotillin family protein — MDLAAIIPIALIVLVVLLVIIFIARRYRVAGPNEAYIVTGRRGAKPVKNPETGEITTDLSGQKVVMGAGVFVIPFIQRLHILDLSSRRIMVQIRGAVSGQGIKLNVDGVAIVKVGGNEDSIRAAAQRFLAQQDEIETFTQETLAGSLRSIVGSLTVEQIIRDRAAFAQRVADESESSLTGQGLVLDTFQIQDITDDGSYLADLGRPESARVGQVAAVAEAAARQESEQARIAAEQEIAVAGRTLMLKQAEIKSETDAAAAQAAAAGPLAQADRDQAVLAEQEKVAVRQAALKDRQLDTEVRKPADAERYRVETEAEGRRNSEILEAEARKAAAIAAAEAEAEKARLTGEGDKSRRSALAEAEAIEGARRGEAEKARRTAEADAVRAEGDAQAAAILATGQAEAEAMNKRADAFARYNEAAVLQMLVEALPQVAREVAAPMQSIDKLTVVSTDGAGEMPKQVTNNVVQTMELIKNTTGVDLSKLVAKYSEDAAPTSAPAPVVPAPVSPDDEG; from the coding sequence GTGGATCTGGCCGCCATCATTCCCATTGCCCTGATCGTTCTTGTCGTATTACTGGTGATCATCTTCATCGCGCGGCGCTATCGGGTGGCGGGGCCGAACGAGGCCTACATCGTGACCGGCCGACGTGGCGCCAAGCCGGTGAAGAATCCGGAGACCGGAGAGATCACGACCGACCTGTCCGGGCAGAAGGTCGTGATGGGTGCCGGGGTGTTCGTGATCCCGTTCATCCAGCGGCTGCACATCCTGGACCTGTCCTCGCGGCGGATCATGGTGCAGATCCGTGGTGCCGTGTCGGGCCAGGGCATCAAGCTGAACGTGGACGGCGTGGCCATCGTCAAGGTCGGCGGCAACGAGGACTCGATCCGGGCCGCCGCCCAGCGCTTCCTCGCCCAGCAGGACGAGATCGAGACCTTCACCCAGGAGACGCTTGCCGGCTCGCTGCGCTCCATCGTCGGCTCGCTGACCGTCGAGCAGATCATCCGCGACCGGGCGGCGTTCGCCCAGCGGGTCGCCGACGAGTCCGAGTCGTCCCTGACCGGCCAGGGCCTGGTGCTGGACACCTTCCAGATCCAGGACATCACCGACGACGGCAGCTACCTCGCCGACCTCGGCCGGCCCGAGTCGGCCCGGGTCGGGCAGGTCGCGGCGGTGGCCGAGGCGGCGGCCCGCCAGGAGTCGGAGCAGGCCCGGATCGCCGCCGAGCAGGAGATCGCGGTCGCCGGCCGGACGCTGATGCTGAAGCAGGCCGAGATCAAGTCCGAGACCGACGCCGCGGCCGCACAGGCCGCCGCGGCCGGGCCGCTGGCGCAGGCCGATCGCGACCAGGCGGTGCTGGCCGAGCAGGAGAAGGTGGCCGTGCGGCAGGCGGCGCTGAAGGACCGGCAGCTCGACACCGAGGTCCGCAAGCCCGCCGACGCGGAGCGCTACCGGGTGGAGACCGAGGCCGAGGGCCGGCGCAACTCCGAGATCCTGGAGGCCGAGGCGCGCAAGGCGGCGGCCATCGCGGCCGCCGAGGCCGAGGCGGAGAAGGCCCGCCTGACCGGTGAGGGCGACAAGTCCCGGCGCAGCGCGCTCGCCGAGGCCGAGGCCATCGAGGGCGCCCGGCGGGGCGAGGCGGAGAAGGCCCGGCGTACCGCCGAGGCGGATGCGGTCCGCGCCGAGGGCGACGCGCAGGCCGCGGCGATCCTCGCCACCGGCCAGGCGGAAGCCGAGGCGATGAACAAGCGCGCCGACGCGTTCGCCCGGTACAACGAGGCGGCCGTGCTGCAGATGCTGGTCGAGGCCCTGCCGCAGGTGGCGCGCGAGGTGGCCGCGCCGATGCAGAGCATCGACAAGCTGACCGTCGTCTCCACCGACGGCGCCGGCGAGATGCCCAAGCAGGTCACCAACAACGTCGTGCAGACCATGGAGTTGATCAAGAACACCACCGGCGTGGATCTGTCCAAGCTGGTCGCGAAGTACTCCGAGGACGCGGCGCCGACCAGCGCACCGGCCCCGGTCGTGCCGGCGCCGGTGTCACCGGACGACGAGGGCTAG
- a CDS encoding NfeD family protein yields the protein MVVAFMVAGGIGVAVLVLSLVLGDVFDGLGGALDDVGGDFFSVGGVAGAVAVFGFGAAALLLLGAPTPWAVVGGIALGIVLGAGVGWLTNKLKSAEGDTSTVRRESMIGAQGRVIADIPDDGFGIVTVTVNGHLTRLNARADAALPSGTNVRVSEVLTATSAKVVPTSLEDPLD from the coding sequence GTGGTCGTCGCATTCATGGTGGCCGGTGGCATCGGAGTCGCGGTCCTGGTCTTGTCGCTGGTGCTCGGCGACGTGTTCGACGGGCTGGGTGGCGCGCTGGACGATGTCGGCGGCGACTTCTTCTCCGTCGGCGGGGTCGCGGGCGCGGTGGCGGTGTTCGGCTTCGGCGCGGCGGCGCTGCTGCTGCTCGGGGCGCCGACGCCGTGGGCGGTGGTCGGCGGCATCGCGCTCGGGATCGTGCTCGGCGCGGGCGTCGGGTGGCTGACGAACAAGCTCAAGTCCGCCGAGGGCGATACCTCCACCGTGCGCCGGGAATCGATGATCGGCGCGCAGGGCCGGGTGATCGCCGACATCCCCGACGACGGCTTCGGCATCGTCACCGTCACCGTCAACGGCCACCTGACCCGGCTCAATGCCCGGGCGGATGCGGCGCTGCCGAGTGGCACCAACGTGCGGGTCAGTGAGGTTCTGACCGCCACGTCTGCCAAGGTGGTGCCGACCTCGCTCGAGGACCCGCTCGACTGA
- a CDS encoding GTP cyclohydrolase II produces the protein MTLPRASIRRRVRLPGPDADLISFDGLADGGEHVALVRQGEGVPLVRVHSECLTGDVFGSHRCDCGEQLAEALTLVRAEGGIVLYLRQEGRGIGLYNKIDAYALQDAGLDTYAANEALNLPADGRDFAVAAQMLAALGVDTIRLLSNNPDKDRQLAEFGITIAERVPTQTFRHPENLAYLRAKRTRMGHDLRLGPEAG, from the coding sequence ATGACACTGCCGCGCGCTTCGATCCGCCGTCGGGTCCGACTGCCCGGGCCGGATGCCGATCTGATCAGCTTCGACGGGCTGGCCGACGGGGGTGAGCATGTCGCCCTGGTCCGACAGGGCGAGGGCGTACCGCTGGTCCGGGTGCACTCCGAATGCCTGACCGGCGATGTCTTCGGTTCGCACCGTTGCGACTGCGGTGAGCAGCTTGCCGAGGCACTGACGCTGGTCCGCGCCGAGGGCGGCATCGTGCTCTACCTGCGGCAGGAGGGCCGCGGGATCGGGCTCTACAACAAGATCGACGCGTACGCCCTGCAGGACGCGGGCCTGGACACCTACGCCGCCAACGAGGCGCTCAACCTTCCCGCCGACGGGCGCGATTTCGCCGTCGCCGCGCAGATGCTCGCCGCGCTCGGCGTCGACACGATCCGCCTGCTCAGCAACAACCCCGACAAGGACCGCCAGCTCGCCGAGTTCGGCATCACGATCGCCGAGCGGGTTCCGACCCAGACGTTTCGGCACCCGGAGAACCTGGCGTACCTGCGCGCGAAGCGGACCCGGATGGGCCACGATCTGCGGCTCGGCCCCGAAGCAGGTTGA
- a CDS encoding lysylphosphatidylglycerol synthase transmembrane domain-containing protein: MMPRRVLRVLLGPAVLVVIILVVGPEPIIEAVTSASPARVALAMIIGAATTAAVAARWVLCCRALRLPLRLGQAYPACYQAQLLNALLPAGVLGDAARAVGHGRRAGIGPAARAVFWERASGQLTLLAVTGVVVLVWPRLIGPDRPTEVRAACLVIMVALAAAGFWVRREGAAAAACSAGGWRGRVGVLLADVRTTLISRTGLAMAGLSLIALAGYLATFLVAASAIPAAGGRTGQLIALGLITLVAMAVPFNVGGFGPREAGAALALAAAGLGAGTGVAVAALYGLLSLAAALPGAIPLVINLLRGRAADRGPSGSASRAGTPGSPGAETSGSEPARRS, translated from the coding sequence ATGATGCCGCGCCGGGTGCTCCGGGTCCTGCTCGGACCGGCCGTGCTGGTGGTGATCATTCTCGTCGTCGGGCCCGAACCGATCATCGAGGCGGTCACCTCGGCCAGCCCGGCCCGGGTGGCCCTCGCGATGATCATCGGCGCGGCGACCACGGCCGCCGTCGCGGCGCGCTGGGTGCTCTGCTGCCGGGCGCTGCGCCTGCCGCTGCGGCTCGGACAGGCGTACCCGGCCTGCTACCAGGCCCAACTCCTGAACGCGCTGCTCCCCGCGGGTGTCCTCGGCGATGCGGCGCGCGCGGTCGGCCACGGCCGACGGGCCGGCATCGGCCCCGCCGCGCGCGCGGTGTTCTGGGAGCGCGCCAGCGGGCAGCTCACCCTGCTCGCCGTCACCGGGGTTGTCGTGCTGGTCTGGCCGCGGCTGATCGGACCCGACCGGCCCACCGAGGTGCGGGCAGCCTGCCTGGTGATCATGGTCGCGCTGGCGGCCGCGGGGTTCTGGGTGCGCCGGGAGGGAGCGGCCGCAGCGGCCTGTTCGGCGGGCGGCTGGCGCGGCCGGGTCGGCGTACTCCTCGCCGACGTGCGCACGACGCTGATCTCGCGGACCGGGCTGGCGATGGCTGGGCTGTCACTGATCGCGCTGGCCGGTTATCTGGCGACCTTCCTGGTCGCGGCGAGCGCCATCCCGGCTGCGGGCGGGCGTACCGGACAGTTGATCGCGCTCGGACTGATCACGCTGGTCGCGATGGCCGTGCCGTTCAATGTCGGCGGATTCGGCCCGCGCGAGGCGGGCGCGGCGCTGGCCCTCGCGGCGGCCGGACTCGGCGCGGGCACGGGCGTGGCCGTCGCGGCCCTGTACGGGCTGCTCAGCCTGGCCGCGGCCCTGCCGGGCGCGATCCCGCTGGTGATCAACCTGCTTCGGGGCCGAGCCGCAGATCGTGGCCCATCCGGGTCCGCTTCGCGCGCAGGTACGCCAGGTTCTCCGGGTGCCGAAACGTCTGGGTCGGAACCCGCTCGGCGATCGTGA
- a CDS encoding DUF2254 domain-containing protein, which yields MTGHARAAERDSLPDVRSTTVWGRIWRPFWVLPLVIIVVAAVVGLLLPEAERAITEHLPFVFEGGADGARSMLGTIAGAMISVTGLVFSITMVVVQLASSQFTPRVLNDFLSSRVTQATLGIFTATFVYALTVLRSVRGTSDTDSYVPQLSVTLAFVLVLASVGMFLAYIHHITRSIQVSAIVSHLGAVTMDVVTRYFPAADGPRPPEPDRPRPAAEPVRIDAVEHGVVAEISLRRLRDWATEHDALVEVLIPIGQFVAEGMPVLRVWAPGTAREDVEPLRVSVVVEEDRGFHQDPALGIRKLVDIGERALSPGINDPTTAVQVTDELHRILRALVVRRDLTSVVAVEGTVRLVHRPQRIAELVALALDELLHYGKDSPQIPPRVLAMLRDLQTVALPEHAEALRGWERIADDAARRLARSPGG from the coding sequence ATGACGGGCCATGCGCGGGCGGCCGAGCGGGATTCGCTGCCAGATGTCCGCAGCACCACGGTGTGGGGCCGGATCTGGCGCCCGTTCTGGGTGCTGCCACTGGTGATCATCGTGGTCGCCGCGGTGGTCGGGCTGCTGCTGCCCGAGGCCGAGCGCGCGATCACCGAGCACCTGCCGTTCGTCTTCGAGGGCGGGGCCGACGGGGCGCGCAGCATGCTCGGCACGATCGCGGGGGCGATGATCTCGGTCACCGGCCTGGTGTTCTCGATCACGATGGTCGTCGTCCAGCTCGCGAGCAGCCAGTTCACCCCGCGGGTGCTCAACGACTTTCTTTCCAGCCGCGTCACCCAGGCGACCCTCGGCATCTTCACCGCGACCTTCGTCTACGCCCTCACCGTGCTGCGCTCGGTGCGCGGCACCTCCGACACCGACTCCTATGTGCCACAACTGTCGGTCACGCTGGCGTTCGTGCTGGTGCTGGCGAGCGTCGGCATGTTCCTTGCCTACATCCACCACATCACCCGCTCGATCCAGGTCAGCGCGATCGTCTCGCATCTGGGCGCGGTGACGATGGACGTGGTCACGCGATACTTCCCCGCCGCGGATGGCCCGCGCCCGCCCGAGCCGGACCGGCCCCGGCCCGCCGCCGAGCCGGTCCGGATCGACGCGGTCGAGCACGGCGTCGTGGCCGAGATCTCGCTGCGCCGACTGCGCGACTGGGCGACCGAGCACGACGCGCTCGTCGAGGTGCTGATCCCGATCGGCCAGTTCGTCGCCGAGGGCATGCCGGTGCTGCGGGTCTGGGCGCCCGGCACGGCGCGCGAGGACGTCGAGCCGCTGCGGGTCAGCGTCGTCGTCGAGGAGGACCGCGGTTTCCACCAGGACCCGGCGCTGGGCATCCGCAAGCTGGTCGACATCGGCGAGCGCGCGCTGAGCCCGGGCATCAACGACCCGACGACGGCCGTCCAGGTCACCGACGAATTGCACCGGATCCTGCGCGCGCTGGTCGTGCGCCGGGACCTGACGAGCGTGGTCGCGGTCGAGGGGACGGTACGCCTGGTGCACCGGCCGCAGCGGATCGCCGAGCTGGTCGCACTCGCACTCGACGAGCTGCTGCACTACGGCAAGGATTCGCCGCAGATCCCGCCGCGGGTGCTGGCGATGCTGCGGGACCTGCAGACCGTGGCCCTGCCCGAACACGCCGAAGCACTCCGCGGTTGGGAGCGCATCGCCGACGATGCCGCGCGGCGGCTGGCCAGATCGCCCGGCGGCTGA
- a CDS encoding class I SAM-dependent methyltransferase, whose translation MSMGFDPAWLAVREPVDAASRSAELLAQVGAALPDRPRVWDLAAGTGSLTRWLAPRLLAQTSFLLIDHDATLLAQARCDGVPIDIRTDDLGQLTPAEAAGADLIAASALLDLLDDDQLASLAELIMESGTPALFTLSVSGDVSFAPADPLDDALRDAFNDHQRRGGRAGPDAPQRFAAHFPADRVTVAETPWRLTAGHPLLGPWLDGWLAAAIDERPELAAPAAQWRRRRLADPSLAVEVGHRDLLIMPEPERRR comes from the coding sequence ATGAGCATGGGCTTCGACCCGGCCTGGCTCGCCGTCCGCGAACCCGTCGACGCCGCCAGCCGCTCGGCCGAGCTGCTGGCGCAGGTCGGCGCCGCGCTCCCGGACCGGCCGCGGGTCTGGGACCTCGCCGCCGGCACCGGCTCGCTGACCCGCTGGCTGGCGCCGCGCCTGCTGGCGCAGACGAGCTTTCTGCTGATCGACCATGACGCCACCCTGCTCGCGCAGGCGCGCTGCGACGGCGTACCCATCGACATCCGCACCGACGATCTCGGGCAGCTCACCCCCGCCGAGGCGGCCGGCGCCGACCTGATCGCCGCGTCCGCCCTGCTCGACCTGCTCGACGACGACCAGCTCGCCTCACTCGCGGAGCTGATCATGGAGTCGGGTACGCCGGCCCTGTTCACCCTGAGCGTCAGCGGCGATGTCTCCTTCGCCCCCGCCGACCCGCTCGATGACGCGCTCCGGGATGCCTTCAACGATCATCAGCGCCGCGGTGGCCGGGCCGGACCGGATGCCCCGCAGCGGTTCGCAGCGCACTTCCCGGCAGATCGGGTCACGGTGGCCGAGACGCCGTGGCGGCTGACCGCCGGGCACCCGCTGCTCGGACCGTGGCTCGACGGCTGGCTCGCCGCCGCGATCGACGAGCGCCCCGAGCTCGCTGCCCCCGCGGCCCAGTGGCGCCGCCGCCGGCTGGCCGACCCCTCGCTCGCCGTCGAGGTCGGGCACCGGGATCTGTTGATCATGCCCGAACCGGAGCGTCGGCGATGA
- a CDS encoding glycosyltransferase family 4 protein: MTVHALLPADVASRPTGGNRWDLRVCDELVRAGVRVQRHELSGDWPAGGADVLAAACGALPDGATVLADGLLGCAHPAVWRRHADRLRAIMIVHLPLALETGTPSAAELDERERDSLAAVDAVIATSPTAAAELARRHGLDPGRIVIAVPGTDPAPPTVPEPAGGRLLCVAAITSRKGIDRLVEALGELADLTWTCTLVGPRDREPALQDRLDARIAELGLDRRMIFRGPLTGDDLAAAYAAADLLVLPSLHETYGMVITEALARAIPVISTAAGTRDALGTTPDGPPGALVDADELSTALRRWLTDPGLRARWRRRAEHRRAGLTDWQRTAEPVLRLVGGSS; the protein is encoded by the coding sequence ATGACGGTGCACGCGCTGTTGCCGGCCGACGTGGCATCGCGGCCGACCGGCGGCAATCGCTGGGATCTGCGGGTCTGCGACGAGCTGGTGCGGGCGGGTGTGCGGGTACAGCGCCACGAGCTCTCGGGCGACTGGCCGGCCGGCGGCGCGGACGTCCTGGCCGCCGCCTGCGGTGCGTTGCCCGACGGTGCGACCGTGCTGGCCGACGGGCTGCTCGGCTGCGCCCACCCCGCGGTCTGGCGGCGCCATGCCGACCGGCTGCGGGCGATCATGATCGTTCACCTGCCGCTCGCGCTGGAGACGGGTACGCCGTCCGCGGCCGAACTGGACGAGCGGGAACGGGACTCGCTCGCCGCTGTCGATGCGGTGATCGCGACCTCGCCGACCGCGGCGGCCGAGCTGGCCCGGCGGCACGGCCTCGACCCGGGCCGGATCGTGATCGCCGTGCCCGGCACCGACCCGGCGCCCCCGACCGTGCCCGAACCGGCCGGCGGCCGGCTGCTCTGCGTCGCGGCGATCACCTCGCGCAAGGGGATCGACCGGTTGGTGGAGGCGCTCGGCGAACTCGCCGACCTGACCTGGACCTGCACGCTCGTCGGGCCCCGGGACCGGGAACCCGCGCTACAGGACCGACTCGACGCGCGGATCGCCGAGCTCGGCCTCGACCGGCGGATGATCTTCCGCGGGCCGCTCACCGGCGACGACCTGGCCGCCGCCTATGCGGCCGCCGATCTGCTGGTGCTGCCGTCGCTGCACGAAACCTACGGGATGGTAATCACCGAGGCCCTGGCCCGGGCGATCCCGGTGATCAGCACCGCCGCCGGGACCCGCGACGCGCTCGGCACCACCCCCGACGGGCCGCCCGGGGCGCTCGTGGACGCGGACGAGCTGTCGACCGCCCTGCGGCGGTGGCTCACCGATCCGGGGCTGCGCGCCCGCTGGCGGCGGCGTGCCGAACACCGCCGCGCCGGTCTGACCGACTGGCAGCGCACCGCCGAACCCGTCCTTCGCCTGGTCGGAGGGTCGTCATGA
- a CDS encoding 6-pyruvoyl trahydropterin synthase family protein, which yields MFTLTVRDHFMIAHSFTGEVFGPAQRLHGATYVVDATFRRAELDEDNLVVDIGLAAQALHRVLEPLNYRNLDDDPELAGRNTTTEFLAMIIADRLAERIAAGELGGSAGGLHGIGIVLRESHLAWAGYDREL from the coding sequence ATGTTCACCCTGACCGTCCGTGATCACTTCATGATCGCCCACAGCTTCACCGGCGAGGTCTTCGGTCCAGCGCAGCGGCTGCACGGCGCGACTTATGTCGTGGACGCCACCTTTCGCCGGGCCGAGCTGGATGAGGACAACCTGGTCGTCGACATCGGGCTGGCCGCACAGGCCCTGCACCGGGTCCTCGAACCGCTGAACTATCGCAACCTCGACGACGATCCGGAGCTGGCCGGACGCAACACCACGACCGAGTTCCTGGCCATGATCATCGCCGACCGGCTGGCCGAGCGGATCGCCGCCGGCGAGCTCGGTGGCTCGGCCGGCGGTCTGCACGGCATCGGGATCGTGCTGCGGGAATCGCACCTGGCCTGGGCCGGCTACGACCGCGAGCTCTGA